From Salinibacterium sp. ZJ450, one genomic window encodes:
- a CDS encoding protein-L-isoaspartate(D-aspartate) O-methyltransferase translates to MRDFDRARERMVDEQIARRGVRDDRVLAAMRRVPRHEFVSVAQEDQAYADYPLHIAEKQTISQPYIVARMCEAARIQSGDRVLEIGTGSGYGAAVLAELAAEVFTIERHDSLADAARLRLRNYPNVRVRSGDGTLGWPEQQPFDAIVVTAAGPAVPQPLTEQLTIGGRLVIPVDVRNRGQQLIRVTRTADDEYTEETLLPVVFVPLIGEWGRPER, encoded by the coding sequence ATGCGCGACTTTGACCGCGCGCGCGAGCGCATGGTCGACGAACAGATTGCCCGTCGCGGTGTGCGGGATGACCGGGTGCTCGCGGCGATGCGCAGGGTGCCCAGGCACGAGTTCGTGTCGGTGGCTCAGGAGGACCAGGCCTACGCCGACTACCCGTTGCACATCGCCGAGAAGCAGACGATCTCGCAGCCATACATCGTGGCGCGGATGTGTGAGGCGGCGCGCATCCAATCGGGCGACCGGGTGCTCGAGATCGGCACGGGCTCCGGCTACGGCGCGGCCGTACTGGCGGAGCTGGCCGCCGAGGTGTTCACCATTGAACGGCATGACTCTTTGGCGGATGCCGCCCGCCTCCGTCTGCGGAACTATCCGAACGTGCGGGTGCGGTCGGGCGACGGCACGCTCGGTTGGCCGGAGCAGCAGCCGTTCGACGCGATCGTGGTGACGGCGGCAGGGCCAGCCGTGCCGCAGCCGCTCACCGAGCAACTCACGATCGGCGGGCGCCTGGTGATCCCGGTCGACGTGCGCAACCGCGGCCAGCAGCTGATCCGCGTCACCCGCACCGCCGACGACGAGTACACCGAGGAGACGCTGCTGCCGGTGGTGTT
- a CDS encoding DUF3054 domain-containing protein, producing the protein MTTRSRTVALAAVLDILFVLLFVLIGRREHGSEGALLGFVTTAWPFLTGLAIGWLVTLAWRHPLGVVTPGVGIWLATVAGGMLLRLLSGQGVQFTFIAVAVLALAAFLLGWRLIAHAIRRRRTTR; encoded by the coding sequence ATGACAACTCGCAGCCGCACCGTCGCACTGGCCGCCGTGCTCGACATCCTGTTCGTGCTGCTGTTTGTGCTCATCGGCCGCCGCGAGCACGGCTCGGAAGGGGCGTTGCTGGGCTTTGTCACCACGGCATGGCCGTTCCTTACCGGCCTCGCGATCGGCTGGCTCGTCACCCTCGCCTGGCGGCATCCGCTCGGCGTGGTGACCCCCGGTGTCGGCATCTGGCTGGCGACCGTGGCCGGCGGCATGCTGCTGCGGCTGCTGTCGGGGCAGGGCGTGCAGTTCACCTTCATCGCCGTGGCCGTCCTCGCCCTCGCCGCGTTCCTGCTCGGCTGGCGGCTGATCGCCCACGCCATCCGCCGGCGTCGCACTACTCGATAA
- a CDS encoding VOC family protein, which translates to MQPRVDLITVATDDLAASRTFYVDGLGWTPTLEVPGEIIFLQANRGLLLALWDAEALADDMGMPPGSVLPGAGFSLSHNVASAAEVDAVLNTARAAGGTILKYGHQADFGGYSGYFADPAGIRWEIAYNPAWRVREDGSVELGLIE; encoded by the coding sequence ATGCAGCCTCGCGTCGACCTGATCACCGTGGCCACCGACGACCTGGCGGCGTCGCGCACCTTCTACGTTGACGGGCTCGGGTGGACGCCGACGCTCGAGGTTCCGGGCGAAATCATCTTCCTGCAGGCGAATCGCGGGCTGCTGCTCGCGCTGTGGGATGCCGAAGCGCTCGCGGACGACATGGGCATGCCACCCGGGTCAGTGCTGCCCGGCGCCGGGTTCTCGCTCTCGCACAATGTGGCGAGCGCCGCCGAGGTGGACGCGGTGCTGAACACCGCCAGAGCCGCCGGCGGCACCATCCTGAAGTACGGGCACCAGGCGGATTTCGGCGGCTACAGCGGGTACTTCGCCGACCCGGCCGGGATCCGCTGGGAGATCGCGTACAACCCCGCCTGGCGGGTGCGCGAGGACGGCAGCGTCGAGCTCGGCCTTATCGAGTAG